The Clostridia bacterium genome has a window encoding:
- the murA gene encoding UDP-N-acetylglucosamine 1-carboxyvinyltransferase, giving the protein MESLVIRGGAPLRGRVRVGGAKNASLPVIAASLLAGGRSMVEDVPSLRDVDTMCGVLTSLGAQVYRSQNTVAVDASVISSSEPPYDLVRAMRASFLVMGPLLARMGTVRISLPGGCAIGSRPIDLHLKGFAALGAEIDMGYGQIEARAERLVGARVYLDFPSVGATENIMMAAVLASGATLIENAAQEPEIVDLANFLNSMGAHVRGAGTNALRIEGVRELTPAQYMVIPDRIEAGTLMVAAAMTKGSLDIDNVVEEHLKPITAKLREAGVTVIEDGGSIHVESEARPRAVDIKTMPYPGFPTDLQAQFMSLMSVADGSSIITETVFENRFMHVAELARMGASIKIDGRSAMIEGQERLSGAQVRCSDLRAGAALVLAGLAAEGETEVADVYHLDRGYERLELKFAQAGAEIRRISDDEAEKAV; this is encoded by the coding sequence GTGGAATCTCTCGTAATAAGGGGTGGCGCTCCACTTCGCGGCAGGGTCCGCGTTGGCGGCGCGAAAAATGCATCCCTGCCTGTGATCGCTGCCTCGCTTCTTGCCGGCGGTCGGTCAATGGTTGAGGATGTCCCGTCCCTTAGAGACGTCGACACCATGTGCGGCGTTCTCACCTCTCTCGGCGCGCAAGTATACCGCAGCCAGAACACGGTCGCAGTCGATGCGTCCGTGATCTCCTCATCCGAGCCTCCCTATGATCTGGTCAGGGCGATGAGGGCATCCTTTCTGGTAATGGGGCCGTTGCTTGCCAGAATGGGCACGGTCCGCATCTCGCTGCCTGGTGGATGTGCAATCGGTTCGCGGCCGATCGATCTGCACCTGAAGGGTTTTGCCGCCTTGGGCGCTGAGATCGATATGGGGTACGGACAGATTGAGGCTCGCGCCGAAAGGCTCGTCGGGGCCAGGGTGTATCTGGACTTCCCGAGCGTCGGCGCTACTGAGAACATAATGATGGCCGCCGTGCTTGCCTCTGGCGCCACATTGATCGAAAACGCGGCGCAGGAGCCTGAGATCGTGGATCTCGCCAACTTCCTGAACTCCATGGGAGCGCACGTGAGAGGCGCAGGAACCAACGCCCTCCGGATCGAGGGCGTCCGAGAGCTTACTCCCGCGCAGTACATGGTTATCCCCGATAGGATCGAAGCGGGGACTCTAATGGTGGCCGCCGCTATGACCAAGGGATCTCTCGACATTGACAATGTGGTCGAGGAGCATCTCAAGCCGATTACGGCTAAGCTCCGGGAGGCAGGGGTCACAGTTATCGAGGATGGCGGCTCCATACACGTGGAGTCTGAGGCCCGGCCCCGCGCAGTTGACATCAAGACTATGCCATACCCGGGTTTCCCCACGGATCTTCAGGCTCAGTTCATGTCGTTGATGTCGGTGGCGGATGGGTCGTCGATCATAACCGAAACGGTATTCGAAAACCGGTTCATGCACGTTGCCGAGCTTGCGCGAATGGGGGCGAGCATCAAGATCGATGGACGCTCTGCGATGATTGAGGGACAGGAGCGGCTGTCGGGCGCGCAAGTGAGGTGCTCGGACCTTCGAGCTGGTGCAGCGCTGGTCCTTGCCGGCCTTGCGGCAGAGGGTGAGACTGAGGTCGCAGACGTCTACCATTTGGACCGAGGCTATGAGAGGCTCGAACTGAAGTTTGCACAGGCAGGCGCGGAGATCCGCAGGATCTCCGACGATGAGGCGGAGAAGGCAGTATAG